One part of the Leptolyngbya sp. FACHB-261 genome encodes these proteins:
- the uvrC gene encoding excinuclease ABC subunit UvrC has translation MTAAPQLQPLVKDPERLEGRLKEIPPEPGVYMMRDLSDQILYIGKSKRLRSRVRSYFRNACDLSPRIAMMVKLVAEIEFIVTDSEAEALALEANLIKQHQPYYNVLLKDDKKYPYLCITWSESYPRIFITRRRNLGNAKDRYYGPYVDVRALRSTLNLVKRIFPLRQRPKPLFADRPCLNYDLGRCPGVCQKLVSPEDYHKIMNKVAMIFQGRTAELIDALSEQMQQAAENLNFELAARVRDQIRGLEQLGTDQKVALPDDTISRDAIALAADEQHACIQLFQIRAGRLVGRLGFVADSQGAEPGMILQRALEEHYRSVEAVEIPAEILVQHDLPETDILAHYLSEQRGRKVTIVAPQRQLKAELIEMVERNATYELARTRRFADRNAQGMQALAELLDLPDLPHRIEGYDISHVQGSDAVASQVVFIDGLPAKQHYRHYKIKNPAVTSGHSDDFASLAEVIRRRFRRYGEDPSKERVGNPDWPDLVMIDGGKGQLSAVVAVLQELDLLQEVNVVSLAKQREEIFLPGESQPVDADAEHPGVQLVRRLRDEAHRFAVSFHRQQRTARMRRSRLDEIPGLGHHRQKQLLATFRSVDYIREASAEQLAGVPGIGPKLAEQIYEYFHP, from the coding sequence GTGACTGCTGCCCCCCAACTCCAACCACTGGTCAAAGACCCCGAACGCCTCGAAGGTCGGCTCAAAGAGATCCCGCCAGAGCCAGGGGTCTATATGATGCGCGACCTCAGCGATCAGATCCTCTACATCGGTAAGTCCAAGCGTCTGAGGTCACGGGTGCGCTCGTACTTCCGCAACGCTTGTGATCTGTCCCCCCGGATTGCCATGATGGTGAAGCTGGTCGCGGAGATCGAGTTTATTGTCACAGACAGCGAGGCTGAGGCGCTCGCACTTGAAGCTAACCTGATCAAGCAGCACCAGCCCTACTACAACGTGCTGCTCAAGGATGACAAGAAGTATCCTTACCTCTGCATCACCTGGTCTGAGTCGTACCCTCGAATTTTCATCACTCGCCGCCGCAATTTAGGCAACGCTAAAGATCGTTACTACGGCCCCTACGTTGATGTGCGAGCGTTGCGCAGCACTCTCAATTTGGTCAAGCGCATTTTTCCGTTGCGTCAACGCCCCAAACCCTTGTTTGCAGACCGGCCCTGTCTCAATTACGATTTGGGCCGTTGTCCTGGTGTCTGCCAAAAGCTGGTTAGCCCCGAAGACTATCACAAGATCATGAACAAGGTCGCCATGATCTTCCAAGGCCGTACGGCTGAGCTGATTGATGCCCTGAGCGAACAGATGCAACAAGCAGCGGAGAATCTAAACTTTGAGCTGGCCGCTCGGGTGCGTGACCAAATTCGTGGGCTGGAGCAGTTGGGCACCGACCAGAAAGTGGCTCTGCCCGACGACACCATTTCGCGCGATGCCATCGCCTTAGCAGCCGATGAGCAGCACGCTTGCATTCAGCTGTTTCAAATCCGCGCTGGACGACTGGTTGGACGCTTGGGCTTCGTTGCCGATTCTCAAGGAGCTGAGCCGGGTATGATTCTGCAGCGGGCGCTTGAAGAGCACTACCGCTCGGTAGAAGCTGTTGAAATTCCAGCTGAGATCTTAGTTCAGCATGACTTGCCCGAAACCGACATTCTGGCTCACTACCTGTCGGAGCAGCGTGGGCGCAAGGTTACGATCGTTGCCCCTCAGCGCCAGCTCAAAGCCGAACTGATTGAAATGGTGGAGCGTAATGCCACCTACGAACTAGCTCGCACCCGGCGTTTCGCCGACCGTAATGCCCAGGGCATGCAAGCTCTGGCCGAATTGCTAGACCTGCCCGATCTACCTCACCGCATCGAAGGCTATGACATCTCCCACGTTCAGGGGTCTGATGCCGTCGCTTCGCAGGTTGTATTTATAGACGGCTTGCCTGCCAAGCAGCACTACCGTCACTACAAAATCAAAAATCCCGCTGTCACGAGCGGTCACTCTGATGATTTCGCCAGTTTGGCTGAGGTCATCCGGCGTCGGTTCCGTCGCTATGGCGAGGACCCCAGCAAGGAACGGGTGGGTAACCCTGATTGGCCAGATCTAGTGATGATTGACGGCGGCAAGGGCCAGCTATCAGCCGTGGTTGCTGTCCTTCAAGAGTTGGACTTGCTACAAGAAGTCAACGTCGTTAGTCTCGCGAAGCAGCGAGAAGAGATTTTTCTGCCCGGTGAGTCACAGCCGGTAGACGCTGACGCTGAGCACCCAGGCGTTCAACTAGTGCGTCGCTTACGGGATGAAGCGCACCGCTTTGCCGTTAGCTTTCACCGTCAGCAACGCACCGCTCGTATGCGCCGCTCGCGCTTGGATGAAATTCCAGGACTAGGTCACCATCGCCAGAAGCAGCTTTTGGCAACGTTCCGCTCTGTCGATTACATCCGAGAGGCGAGTGCAGAGCAGCTTGCTGGAGTCCCTGGCATTGGACCGAAACTGGCTGAGCAGATCTACGAGTATTTCCATCCTTAA
- a CDS encoding replication restart DNA helicase PriA, producing MRTFQTVRCPNCGSLAERDHLLAAQHIRTQCETCDYLMITCSQTGRVVEAYAPGIPSRR from the coding sequence ATGCGTACTTTTCAGACCGTTCGATGCCCTAACTGCGGTAGCCTTGCTGAGCGGGACCATCTACTGGCAGCGCAACACATTCGCACCCAGTGTGAAACCTGCGACTATTTGATGATTACCTGTTCGCAGACCGGCAGGGTCGTCGAAGCTTACGCGCCAGGTATTCCGTCACGTCGCTAG
- a CDS encoding heavy metal-responsive transcriptional regulator codes for MTCTDSQSRLKIGQIARESGLSVKTIRYYEDMGLLSPTVDRTESGYRIFTSDVLVRLSFIKRAQKLGLSLEEIQQILQVYDYGNLPCSEVKHHLEAKITEVERRIQELLTLKQELQALLQGWQDTPPHEVAARTICPNLQAS; via the coding sequence ATGACCTGTACAGATAGCCAGTCCCGCCTCAAGATTGGGCAGATTGCGCGAGAGAGCGGCCTATCGGTGAAAACCATCCGCTACTACGAGGACATGGGCCTGCTCAGCCCAACTGTGGATCGAACCGAATCAGGCTACCGTATCTTCACCTCTGATGTATTGGTGCGCCTGTCATTCATTAAGCGAGCCCAAAAGTTGGGCTTGAGCCTGGAAGAAATTCAGCAAATCCTCCAGGTCTACGACTATGGCAACTTGCCTTGTAGTGAGGTAAAGCACCATCTAGAGGCCAAAATTACTGAAGTAGAGCGTCGTATCCAGGAACTCTTGACACTCAAGCAAGAGCTCCAAGCCCTACTTCAAGGTTGGCAAGACACCCCACCCCACGAAGTTGCAGCACGGACTATTTGCCCCAACCTGCAAGCTAGCTGA
- a CDS encoding glycoside hydrolase family 19 protein produces MSPMSIAELKTYRQLGLDRLEQLLLALPEQPDPADYFVDDYIRLLSNASPRPANNPPYVGLYGSGKTLDEYRDIATDRLQTLAMPLPKVDTVDAKTDYIRLLSDLPARPQSVDPYINLFKLPDETAEVKDLASSSASPVPSATKTYVTADQVLKIVGSQNLESRIKSLIPGLNATLDKFEINTDLRIAHFLAQIIHESGGFRWIREIWGPTDQQKRYDPPSRLATMLGNTHAGDGKKYMGRGAIQLTGRSNYQQFSNAIAVDFVSHPEWAESPQYAIMVAGWYWKTRKINLPADSDNVVRVTRLINGGTIGLAERRKYLDRAKQVI; encoded by the coding sequence ATGTCGCCGATGAGTATTGCTGAGCTGAAGACCTATCGTCAGCTCGGCCTAGATCGTTTGGAACAGTTGTTACTAGCGCTGCCAGAACAGCCAGACCCAGCAGATTACTTTGTAGACGACTACATTCGTCTTTTGTCGAATGCCTCACCTCGGCCAGCCAATAATCCTCCTTACGTGGGGCTATACGGGTCAGGGAAGACTTTAGACGAGTATCGAGACATTGCGACTGACCGGTTACAAACACTGGCAATGCCATTACCTAAGGTCGATACGGTTGATGCCAAGACAGATTATATTCGCCTTCTGTCAGACCTACCGGCGCGGCCTCAGAGTGTAGATCCTTATATCAATTTGTTCAAGTTGCCTGATGAAACTGCCGAGGTCAAAGATCTGGCTTCTTCCTCAGCATCGCCCGTCCCAAGTGCAACTAAAACCTATGTAACTGCTGACCAGGTTCTAAAAATTGTTGGCTCACAGAACCTGGAGAGCCGGATTAAGTCGTTGATCCCCGGGCTGAATGCAACGCTCGACAAGTTTGAGATCAACACCGATTTGAGAATTGCCCATTTCTTGGCGCAAATCATTCACGAGAGCGGCGGTTTCCGATGGATCCGTGAGATTTGGGGACCAACCGATCAGCAAAAAAGGTACGATCCCCCCTCGCGTTTAGCCACTATGCTTGGCAACACCCATGCAGGCGATGGCAAAAAGTACATGGGGCGCGGGGCTATTCAACTCACAGGTCGCTCCAACTATCAACAGTTTTCCAATGCGATAGCGGTAGATTTCGTCAGCCATCCTGAGTGGGCAGAATCGCCTCAGTACGCAATCATGGTGGCAGGCTGGTACTGGAAGACTCGCAAAATTAATCTGCCTGCCGATTCTGACAATGTCGTGCGCGTTACCCGCCTGATTAATGGGGGCACCATTGGTCTAGCCGAACGCAGGAAGTATCTCGATCGAGCTAAGCAAGTCATTTAG
- a CDS encoding lipase family protein, which yields MKLKLLAVTLLASICLTAPAKAQPLPDPVLLDVPPSSSDAGEGFWHEAKPSDLILLLAVLGAFGALYIRFLQYKKEQQWQRAQFAEKNIHEIVREPELQKDIGKVLKALSSGPRFRTEILRVTNGKLYENEEIAPSEAKVPQEPLNTKPEEKPEDGPSPLDQFLETLERVDQVVEQFNGSKLVSPTDFLPFLTQWLQPIADRTYRSKDSDFYERLFDYIDENGYSGVQRLFKRYGYSVLPSPYGKFRFYPNLNPQLKSEFCLGTKQSSQKPTLEEIGEQVQWFENALSFAKMTSLVYETEDYIEDVGKGRRYKWGFKEFRFFDDPRTGTQAFAMANDKTVVVSFRGTGELIDWLTDARIKKVRFKAPPEGPIQGRVHRGFQAAWLSVADEILPWVKEQRTPEKTLWIAGHSLGAALATLATATLENEGQTVNGLYTFGQPRTGGPGFVKSFNAVCGDKTFRFVNNNDVVPQIPPAQFLYGHVGKLMYFDVNANLQFDNTKWGAILLDQLIGRFASTTEPWTDGILDHMIGNYIDHLQRNLSKLKLIQEKQAEKTNPPIGDKKPWEQSIISPTGASTPS from the coding sequence ATGAAACTCAAGCTTCTGGCAGTCACCCTGTTGGCATCTATTTGTCTGACCGCCCCTGCAAAAGCCCAGCCCTTACCAGACCCTGTTCTGCTTGATGTTCCTCCCAGTTCCTCGGACGCTGGTGAGGGATTCTGGCATGAGGCCAAGCCCAGCGACCTGATCCTCTTGCTGGCAGTTCTAGGAGCTTTTGGTGCGCTCTACATTCGTTTTCTGCAGTACAAAAAAGAGCAGCAATGGCAACGGGCTCAGTTCGCAGAAAAGAACATCCATGAAATTGTCAGAGAGCCGGAGCTTCAAAAAGATATTGGCAAAGTTCTAAAAGCGCTCTCTTCAGGACCACGGTTCAGAACAGAGATCTTAAGAGTGACTAATGGAAAACTCTATGAAAATGAAGAAATTGCCCCAAGCGAGGCTAAAGTACCCCAAGAGCCATTGAACACAAAGCCGGAGGAAAAGCCAGAAGACGGGCCTTCCCCGCTCGATCAGTTCCTAGAAACCTTGGAGCGAGTAGACCAAGTCGTCGAGCAATTTAATGGTTCTAAACTGGTTTCGCCAACCGATTTTCTTCCCTTCCTCACTCAATGGCTTCAGCCTATTGCTGACCGCACCTATAGAAGTAAAGACTCAGACTTTTACGAAAGGCTGTTTGACTATATCGACGAGAATGGGTACAGCGGCGTCCAAAGATTATTTAAGCGCTATGGTTACTCAGTTCTGCCCTCGCCTTACGGCAAATTCAGGTTCTATCCGAACTTGAATCCCCAGTTAAAATCTGAGTTTTGCCTTGGGACTAAACAGTCCAGCCAGAAGCCAACACTTGAAGAGATTGGTGAGCAAGTTCAGTGGTTTGAGAACGCTCTATCATTTGCTAAAATGACGAGCCTAGTATATGAAACAGAAGACTATATTGAAGACGTTGGTAAAGGCCGCCGATACAAGTGGGGGTTCAAAGAGTTTCGGTTCTTTGATGATCCGAGGACAGGCACCCAAGCCTTTGCAATGGCCAATGACAAGACAGTAGTTGTAAGCTTCCGAGGTACAGGCGAACTTATCGATTGGTTGACCGATGCCAGAATCAAGAAGGTTCGCTTTAAAGCCCCTCCGGAAGGTCCAATTCAAGGTCGAGTACACCGAGGTTTCCAAGCCGCCTGGTTATCTGTTGCTGATGAAATTCTGCCTTGGGTCAAGGAGCAGAGAACTCCAGAAAAGACTCTCTGGATCGCAGGCCATAGTCTAGGAGCAGCTTTGGCTACGCTGGCCACGGCTACTCTAGAGAATGAAGGGCAAACGGTCAACGGCCTTTACACCTTTGGCCAGCCACGCACAGGTGGCCCCGGCTTCGTGAAATCCTTCAATGCAGTTTGCGGGGACAAGACTTTCCGCTTTGTGAACAACAATGATGTGGTGCCGCAAATTCCACCTGCTCAGTTCCTCTATGGACATGTTGGTAAGTTGATGTATTTTGACGTTAATGCCAACCTTCAGTTCGATAATACAAAATGGGGGGCAATTCTTCTCGATCAACTGATTGGTCGGTTTGCTAGCACAACTGAGCCTTGGACGGACGGCATTTTGGATCACATGATCGGTAACTATATCGACCATCTTCAACGGAACCTTAGCAAGCTGAAGCTTATTCAAGAGAAGCAGGCAGAAAAGACCAATCCCCCAATCGGTGATAAGAAGCCATGGGAGCAATCCATAATATCCCCTACTGGTGCTAGTACACCCAGCTGA
- a CDS encoding pyridoxamine 5'-phosphate oxidase family protein, with protein sequence MAKFYPKLNETLRGFIGQQKIFFTASAADQGRVNLSPKGVDTLRCLSDEAVAYLDLTGSGNETAAHLLENGRLTIMFCSFTEKPLILRLYGQGQVIRPRHQNWPELHAHFHNCPGERQIILLNIESVQTSCGAGVPLYEYQGERQTIIEWAEKKGEEGLSKYWHEKNQVSIDGLPTKLLAD encoded by the coding sequence ATGGCGAAGTTCTATCCCAAGCTCAATGAGACACTACGTGGATTCATTGGGCAGCAGAAGATTTTTTTCACTGCCAGCGCAGCCGATCAAGGGCGAGTCAATCTGTCGCCCAAGGGAGTAGATACCTTACGCTGCCTAAGTGACGAAGCGGTAGCCTATTTAGACTTGACTGGCAGTGGCAATGAAACAGCAGCTCACCTGTTGGAAAACGGTCGCCTAACCATCATGTTTTGTAGTTTTACCGAAAAGCCCTTGATCCTGCGTCTGTACGGGCAAGGCCAAGTAATTCGCCCTAGGCATCAAAATTGGCCAGAGCTACATGCCCATTTTCACAACTGCCCTGGCGAACGACAAATTATTCTACTTAATATTGAGTCTGTGCAAACCTCTTGTGGTGCTGGGGTTCCCCTGTACGAATACCAGGGTGAACGTCAAACCATCATTGAATGGGCAGAGAAAAAAGGAGAAGAGGGTCTCTCTAAGTACTGGCATGAGAAAAATCAAGTCAGCATTGATGGTCTACCCACTAAACTACTAGCCGATTAA
- a CDS encoding alpha/beta fold hydrolase, which produces MLFMPLNFLLMWPLGLLSIALLGSGVYILYEWYEGELNSTLYLVIGLVLVLWSLAGHLPLLLLLRRPGVDEPKPTRNGTVQMLKRPDGSKIRVEFYGPAEGPVLILTHGWGPNSTIWYYVKKQLGEHFRLVVWDLPGLGKSSKPKNQDYSIEKYARDLEAVVALVKDRPVTLLGHSIGGMIVLTFCRLFPDQLGQQVAGLVLVDTTYTNPVKTAILSRFLRAVQQPLLKPLLYLTIGLWPLVWLMNWLNYLNGTLHLSMWLSGFRGTETRGQLNFSTLLSLHGSPAVLARGTLAMLDYEAMATLPKIQIPVLIIVGDSDIVTVPAASKRMSAELAEAELVILKQAGHMGLMEHNQRFSEIVGQFSASCSNPPHSY; this is translated from the coding sequence ATGCTATTCATGCCCCTCAATTTTCTGCTCATGTGGCCGCTAGGACTGCTGTCTATTGCCCTACTGGGCAGCGGCGTCTATATCCTTTATGAATGGTACGAGGGCGAGCTTAATAGCACCCTCTATCTTGTAATTGGGCTCGTGCTGGTGCTCTGGTCCTTAGCCGGTCACTTACCACTCCTGCTGCTCTTGCGGCGACCGGGTGTGGATGAACCGAAGCCAACGCGCAATGGCACGGTCCAGATGCTAAAACGACCCGATGGCAGTAAGATTCGGGTGGAGTTTTACGGTCCGGCCGAAGGTCCAGTACTCATTCTCACCCACGGCTGGGGCCCGAACAGCACCATCTGGTACTACGTGAAGAAGCAATTGGGTGAACATTTTCGATTGGTGGTTTGGGACCTGCCAGGCTTGGGAAAATCCAGTAAACCTAAGAACCAAGACTATTCAATCGAAAAATATGCCCGTGACCTAGAGGCGGTCGTGGCTTTGGTCAAGGATAGGCCAGTAACCCTGCTGGGTCACAGTATTGGCGGCATGATTGTACTGACGTTCTGTCGGCTATTTCCTGATCAACTGGGGCAACAGGTAGCTGGCCTGGTCCTAGTAGATACGACCTATACGAATCCGGTGAAGACTGCAATCTTGAGTCGTTTTCTGCGTGCTGTCCAGCAACCTCTGCTCAAGCCTCTGCTGTATTTAACGATTGGTCTATGGCCTCTGGTCTGGCTAATGAACTGGCTGAATTATCTCAATGGCACCTTGCATCTGAGCATGTGGTTATCCGGCTTTAGGGGCACCGAAACTCGCGGCCAACTCAACTTCTCAACCTTGTTGTCCTTGCATGGCTCTCCTGCTGTTTTGGCACGGGGAACCCTGGCTATGCTCGACTATGAGGCAATGGCAACGCTGCCAAAAATCCAGATTCCGGTACTGATTATTGTGGGTGACTCCGATATCGTCACGGTCCCGGCAGCCAGTAAGCGTATGAGTGCAGAACTGGCTGAAGCTGAGTTAGTCATCCTCAAACAAGCCGGTCACATGGGGTTGATGGAGCATAACCAGCGTTTCAGTGAGATAGTGGGTCAGTTCAGTGCCAGTTGCTCAAATCCGCCCCATAGTTATTAG
- a CDS encoding cell wall metabolism sensor histidine kinase WalK yields MEKAVPSSNTVFQATRRRLALWYTAVTAVLLLVFATVVYGYVRDTLIDRVDDTLSHVVEVVERSLVLEQADNQTGWIRLNLDASFRDNAEFLEDDHIDLEWFSPMGEKLWSTLPASASIPLRYERNVRTVPVKSDGVLEKEAAWLRQITEPVRINGQMLGYLRVSHPWFEVTKPTRQLLLELSLGLVVMISTVAVCGWLLSGLAMKPVRESYQRLRQFTADASHELRNPIAVIQTNTQVALMDLDMSERDWDTQKHQLEVIERLTRRLGRLVEDLLFLARSDSGIQQNSQLCNLEILLKDIVEEQQITAESKQIKLSLQIAPLSTVKAAEPVACYACCGDRDQLARLFTNLVSNALQHTPTGGEVGLSLQRSGQSQMQIQVSDTGSGISPEALPHIFNRFYRVDTARSHKNSEPANSSLKLRPAPTGTGLGLAIAQAIVENHHGQIRVDSTLHQGTTFTVTLPLARESA; encoded by the coding sequence ATGGAGAAGGCTGTCCCAAGCTCAAACACAGTTTTTCAGGCGACTCGTCGTCGTCTGGCCCTTTGGTATACCGCTGTAACTGCCGTGTTGCTGCTAGTGTTTGCCACGGTTGTCTATGGCTATGTGCGCGATACTTTGATTGATCGGGTGGATGACACCCTCAGTCATGTCGTGGAAGTGGTGGAGCGCTCTTTAGTCCTGGAGCAGGCGGATAACCAAACGGGCTGGATTCGGCTCAACCTGGATGCCAGCTTTCGAGACAACGCTGAGTTTCTAGAAGATGACCATATTGATCTGGAGTGGTTTAGCCCAATGGGCGAAAAGCTCTGGTCAACCCTGCCCGCCTCTGCCTCGATTCCCCTACGCTACGAGCGCAATGTGCGCACGGTACCTGTGAAGTCGGATGGGGTTCTAGAAAAGGAGGCAGCCTGGCTACGACAGATCACCGAGCCTGTGCGCATCAACGGCCAGATGCTGGGCTATCTGCGCGTGAGTCATCCTTGGTTCGAGGTCACCAAACCCACACGTCAGCTGCTGCTGGAACTCAGCCTCGGGCTAGTCGTGATGATTAGTACGGTGGCCGTTTGCGGCTGGCTGTTGTCAGGGCTCGCGATGAAGCCCGTGCGGGAATCTTATCAACGCCTGCGCCAGTTTACTGCCGATGCCTCGCATGAACTGCGCAACCCCATTGCTGTAATTCAGACCAATACTCAGGTTGCTCTGATGGACCTGGACATGTCGGAGCGAGATTGGGACACCCAGAAGCACCAGTTAGAAGTGATCGAGCGCCTGACGCGGCGCTTGGGGCGTCTGGTGGAAGACCTGTTATTCCTGGCCCGCAGCGATAGCGGCATCCAGCAAAATTCTCAGCTTTGTAATTTAGAGATCTTGTTAAAAGACATTGTTGAAGAACAGCAGATTACCGCCGAAAGCAAGCAGATAAAGCTATCCCTACAAATAGCTCCACTCAGCACAGTTAAAGCTGCAGAGCCGGTAGCTTGTTATGCCTGCTGCGGGGACCGCGATCAATTGGCTCGTTTGTTTACCAATTTAGTCAGCAACGCCCTACAACATACACCGACTGGCGGTGAAGTGGGTCTATCGCTTCAGCGCTCAGGTCAGAGCCAGATGCAAATTCAGGTTAGCGATACGGGAAGCGGCATCTCACCAGAAGCTTTGCCCCACATTTTCAATCGCTTTTATCGGGTTGATACTGCCCGTAGCCACAAAAATTCTGAGCCTGCCAATTCTTCGCTCAAGTTGCGGCCTGCGCCTACCGGCACTGGGCTGGGTCTAGCGATTGCTCAGGCGATTGTTGAAAATCACCACGGTCAAATTCGAGTCGATAGTACTTTGCATCAAGGCACAACCTTTACCGTAACCTTGCCACTTGCTAGAGAATCTGCCTAG
- a CDS encoding gamma-glutamylcyclotransferase yields MDASTQALPREHWQVPLVWVYGTLRQGERNHWLLKERAEYRGRHTCNGQLYAIEDPVEALYPAVILQSQADPVVGELFYLPEAVRAQVYRDLDILEEIGINLYQVVSLPTLDAVAYVAGPSLWQYLQTTPELKVRQIPGDWSQYRQQGCSH; encoded by the coding sequence ATGGATGCATCAACTCAAGCTTTACCGAGGGAGCACTGGCAGGTGCCTTTAGTTTGGGTTTACGGAACCCTACGCCAGGGAGAACGCAACCACTGGCTATTGAAGGAGCGCGCTGAGTATCGGGGAAGGCACACCTGCAACGGGCAGTTGTACGCTATTGAAGACCCTGTAGAAGCGTTGTATCCGGCTGTTATTTTGCAATCCCAAGCTGATCCAGTAGTCGGGGAGCTGTTTTATCTACCGGAGGCGGTGCGGGCACAGGTCTATCGAGACTTGGATATTCTGGAAGAGATTGGTATTAACCTGTATCAAGTTGTCAGTTTGCCGACGCTAGATGCTGTAGCCTATGTTGCTGGCCCTAGTCTGTGGCAGTATTTACAGACTACGCCGGAGTTGAAGGTTCGGCAAATTCCAGGGGACTGGTCTCAATATCGGCAGCAAGGTTGTAGCCATTGA
- a CDS encoding bifunctional heptose 7-phosphate kinase/heptose 1-phosphate adenyltransferase: MTDFQQLLRSDAAALSALIDGFRGHRVLAVGDLTLDEFLTGEVERPSREAPVLVIRHEQTRQIPGGGANAIYNLAKLGAQVTAVGLVGSDDQGKALRRIFQEAGIDTAGILVDPHRPTVTKTRISAHARQSVTQQVVRVDRKSDDPADPELQRQLAEFIAAHINEAEAVVCSDYGDGVLSSPVIQAALQHSRVIVDAQTGLGRFVGATIFTPNLPEAELAIGYGIHNTTDLKRAAEDLLNLTQAQYMLITRGEQGMSLFGRKSSQYDIPAFNRTDVFDVTGAGDTVVAGLTLGLCAGGSFEQASVLGNLAASLVVRQFGTATTSVAEMRAALEQLVSVREGQ, translated from the coding sequence ATGACGGACTTCCAGCAACTTCTGCGCTCAGATGCTGCCGCCCTGAGTGCCTTAATTGATGGCTTCAGGGGACATCGAGTGCTAGCAGTGGGAGATCTCACTTTGGATGAGTTTCTCACGGGTGAGGTAGAGCGTCCCTCCCGTGAAGCCCCGGTGTTGGTCATTCGCCACGAGCAGACACGCCAAATCCCTGGGGGCGGCGCTAACGCCATTTACAATTTAGCCAAACTAGGGGCTCAGGTTACGGCTGTGGGCTTGGTCGGCAGCGACGACCAGGGCAAAGCCTTACGTCGGATCTTTCAAGAAGCAGGCATTGATACTGCCGGTATTCTAGTTGACCCCCATCGGCCCACTGTGACTAAAACCCGGATCTCTGCCCATGCACGGCAATCAGTGACGCAGCAGGTCGTGCGAGTCGATCGCAAGTCCGACGATCCTGCCGACCCAGAGCTCCAGCGCCAACTGGCTGAATTCATTGCCGCTCATATAAACGAGGCCGAGGCGGTCGTCTGCTCGGACTATGGCGATGGTGTCCTGAGTAGCCCAGTGATCCAGGCGGCCTTGCAGCATTCCCGCGTGATCGTCGATGCGCAAACTGGACTAGGGCGCTTTGTTGGTGCCACGATCTTTACGCCCAATCTGCCAGAGGCGGAGCTAGCGATAGGCTACGGCATCCACAACACGACCGACCTAAAACGGGCCGCTGAGGATCTGCTCAACCTGACTCAGGCCCAGTACATGCTGATTACCCGAGGCGAGCAGGGCATGAGCCTATTTGGCCGCAAGAGTAGCCAGTACGATATCCCGGCCTTTAACCGCACTGACGTCTTTGATGTCACTGGCGCAGGCGATACAGTCGTCGCAGGTCTGACGTTGGGGCTGTGTGCGGGGGGCAGTTTTGAGCAAGCATCCGTGCTCGGCAATCTAGCAGCCAGTCTAGTGGTTCGTCAGTTTGGCACCGCCACTACTTCGGTTGCTGAGATGAGAGCCGCTCTGGAGCAGTTAGTGTCTGTGCGAGAGGGCCAGTGA
- the rfaE2 gene encoding D-glycero-beta-D-manno-heptose 1-phosphate adenylyltransferase: MIYTLEALQAAITAEPERWQPLVLTNGCFDLLHAGHVRYLQAARQLGQALVIGLNSDSSVQQLKGTSRPIVPDAQRAEVLAALGCVDAVVIFPQRTAATLVETLRPAIYAKGGDYTPATLPEAAIVQAYGGRVELIRVEVPSSTSRIIERIVSLYQPSAPA; encoded by the coding sequence GTGATTTATACCTTAGAAGCTTTGCAGGCCGCGATTACCGCTGAGCCAGAGCGCTGGCAGCCCCTAGTCCTGACCAATGGCTGCTTCGATCTGCTACACGCAGGTCATGTGCGCTACTTGCAGGCAGCTCGGCAGCTGGGACAAGCCTTAGTCATTGGCCTCAATAGTGATAGCTCCGTACAGCAACTCAAGGGTACTAGCCGTCCGATCGTACCCGATGCCCAGCGAGCCGAGGTGTTAGCGGCTTTGGGCTGCGTGGATGCAGTGGTGATTTTTCCGCAGCGCACAGCCGCGACTCTAGTGGAAACCCTGCGCCCAGCCATTTATGCCAAAGGCGGCGACTACACGCCCGCAACCTTGCCCGAGGCTGCCATTGTTCAGGCTTATGGTGGCAGAGTCGAGCTGATTCGGGTGGAAGTGCCCAGTTCGACCAGCCGCATTATTGAGCGCATTGTCAGCCTTTACCAGCCCAGTGCTCCTGCCTAG